One genomic region from Mauremys reevesii isolate NIE-2019 linkage group 7, ASM1616193v1, whole genome shotgun sequence encodes:
- the LOC120369357 gene encoding small nuclear ribonucleoprotein F-like, which produces MSLPLNLNPFLNGLTGKPVMVKLKWGMEYKGYLVSVNGYMNMHLANTEEYIDGALSGHLGEVLIRCNHVLYIKGIEEEEDGEMRE; this is translated from the coding sequence TGCCCCTGAACCTCAACCCCTTCCTGAATGGGCTGACAGGGAAGCCGGTGATGGTGAAGCTGAAGTGGGGAATGGAGTACAAAGGCTACCTGGTGTCTGTCAATGGCTACATGAACATGCACCTTGCAAACACAGAAGAATACATAGATGGTGCATTGTCAGGACACCTTGGTGAAGTTTTGATAAGATGTAATCACGTCCTGTACATCAAAGgaatagaagaagaagaagatggaGAAATGAGAGAATAA